A DNA window from Seriola aureovittata isolate HTS-2021-v1 ecotype China chromosome 8, ASM2101889v1, whole genome shotgun sequence contains the following coding sequences:
- the hdx gene encoding highly divergent homeobox → MAAPFPSSSRMDAWPQRRGLQTMNLRSVFTAEQQRILERYYENGMTNQSKACFQLILQCAQEAKLDFSVVRTWVGNKRRKLASKVDQNGGVSHSLSSHGLAGGLLSNHTLAGGALSNHSLAAGSLLPAEIAAARNIQNRVHLLPPSSSFPSFSSASSSPSSSSPLSSGSNNNNNNNDVILTGIYSLNSVPRSRPRPTAPPSQSDSELSAHTSSSLINQVLQSRNSSTSTSSPFHSKLVSHSQNLPSLTSASGPLVYTAVRKGTSSLGEAGVNAGAGVVPHSWTRQYGTAQTRPWSSSSQSQAQLQPRPHSNPQPQPPAQQRTQVSIPVQNSGPSSEQTPRIQQVFTLSEKAEGDRLRPGPPSTRKVQESHRHVPHPLDTSHNFSIAMETGDEADEWQREEELANMAAQTHIHREQTSASPTEAEMSVVRGSHTPPMTSSRPTLLHSNTTLQGSYSLTAQTSLTGESSSQTSVGVSAAPWVISNSRKRTLQDRTQFSDGDLIQLKRYWDRGMTSLGSVCREKITAAANQLNVDTEIVKTWISNRRRKYRLMGIEIPPPKGGPAVFTTSSPGNESPLALSPDEERLRTPELGDDLNDGGSVCLSEDGTIDSQHRDGEDGTDVSIAAPMANNVKIEVIGEDEEEDDDDDDGELVASDLEQMQNLLEFKHEEVQFLENELENQKQKYLELASFTKSLLNAVRNNDLERQQELMASLPQPSDQDWDATVEGGCQPADELADISSDHDDSPAAGETSVEPLPAPANEEVPLVTINDDGSITEVTEPSASEEQVQEAVTEQK, encoded by the exons ATGGCAGCCCCGTTCCCCTCCAGTAGCAGAATGGATGCGTGGCCACAAAGACGTGGCCTGCAGACT ATGAACCTGCGGTCAGTGTTCACCGCTGAACAGCAGAGGATCCTGGAACGTTACTATGAGAATGGgatgaccaatcagagcaagGCTTGCTTCCAGCTAATACTGCAATGTGCCCAGGAGGCCAAACTGGACTTCAGCGTGGTCCGG ACATGGGTTGGCAACAAAAGACGTAAACTTGCCTCCAAGGTAGACCAGAATGGAGGCGTGTCTCATTCCTTATCCAGTCACGGACTCGCTGGAGGACTACTCTCCAATCACACATTAGCTGGCGGTGCACTGTCCAATCATAGCCTGGCGGCAGGGTCATTGCTACCTGCAGAGATAGCTGCAGCGCGGAACATCCAGAATCGTGTGCaccttctccctccatcctcatcCTTCCCTTCTTTCTCGTCAGCatcatcctctccctcctcttcctctcctctcagcagtgggagcaacaacaacaacaacaacaatgatgtCATACTGACCGGGATCTACTCTCTGAACTCCGTCCCTCGCTCCCGACCAAGACCCACAGCACCCCCATCGCAATCAGACTCTGAGCTTTCTGCGCACACATCCTCATCTCTGATCAACCAGGTCCTGCAGAGCAGGAacagctccacctccacctcctcaccctTCCACTCCAAGCTGGTGTCACACTCTCAGAATCTCCCATCCCTCACATCTGCCTCAGGGCCTTTAGTCTACACTGCAGTCAGGAAGGGAACCTCATCCCTTGGAGAGGCAGGGGTAAATGCAGGAGCAGGGGTGGTACCTCACAGCTGGACTAGGCAGTACGGTACAGCGCAAACACGCCCTTGGTCCTCTTCCTCACAATCCCAGGCTCAGCTTCAGCCCAGACCTCACTCCAACCCCCAACCTCAACCACCTGCCCAGCAGAGGACGCAGGTTTCCATCCCAGTCCAAAATTCTGGTCCTTCCTCTGAACAGACACCTCGTATTCAGCAGGTCTTCACCTTGTCAGAAAAAGCTGAGGGGGACCGACTTAGACCTGGACCACCGTCTACCCGGAAGGTTCAGGAGAGTCATAGGCATGTGCCTCACCCTCTGGACACCAGTCATAACTTCTCCATCGCCATGGAGACTGGAGATGAAGCGGATGAGTGGCAAAGGGAGGAAGAATTGGCAAATATGGCTGCTCAGACGCACATCCACAGGGAGCAGACATCAGCCAGCCCAACCGAGGCTGAAATGTCTGTGGTGAGAGGAAGCCACACACCTCCTATGACTAGCTCCAGACCTACACTGCTTCACAGCAACACAACTCTTCAGGGCAGCTACTCCCTCACAGCACAGACCTCACTTACAGGGGAATCCAGCTCACAG ACTTCAGTCGGTGTGTCTGCTGCCCCCTGGGTTATCAGCAACTCCAGAAAGAGAACA ctgcaggatcGGACCCAGTTCAGTGATGGGGATCTCATCCAACTGAAGCGCTACTGGGACCGAGGCATGACCAGCCTGGGCTCAGTCTGCAGGGAAAAGATCACCGCCGCAGCAAACCAACTCAATGTAGACACTGAAATAGTCAAG ACATGGATCAGTAACAGACGGAGGAAGTACCGTCTGATGGGTATTGAAATCCCACCGCCTAAAGGTGGACCTGCTGTATTTACAACCTCATCCCCAGGTAATGAATCTCCACTGGCCCTCAGCCCTGACGAGGAGCGACTCAGAACGCCCGAACTGGGAGATGACTTGAATGATGGGGgatctgtctgcctgtctgaaG ATGGCACCATTGACTCACAACACAGAGACGGAGAAGATGGAACTGATGTGTCCATTGCTGCTCCAATGGCCAATAATGTG AAGATCGAAGTAATtggtgaggatgaagaagaggatgatgatgatgacgatggtgAATTAGTGGCTTCAGACCTAGAGCAAATGCAGAACCTGCTGGAATTCAAG caCGAGGAAGTGCAGTTCTTAGAGAACGAGCTAgagaaccaaaaacaaaaatacctTGAGCTTGCAAGCTTCACAAAGAGCCTGCTCAACGCTGTGAGGAATAATGACCTGGAGAGACAGCAG GAACTCATGGCCAGTCTACCTCAGCCTTCAGACCAGGACTGGGACGCGACTGTGGAAGGAGGATGTCAGCCTGCTGACGAGTTGGCAGACATATCCTCCGACCACGACGACTCCCCGGCGGCTGGTGAGACCAGCGTCGAGCCTCTGCCGGCCCCGGCAAACGAAGAAGTCCCGCTGGTCACCATAAACGACGACGGTTCGATAACTGAAGTTACTGAGCCCTCTGCATCAGAGGAGCAAGTGCAAGAAGCAGTTACAGAACAAAAGTGA
- the rps6kal gene encoding ribosomal protein S6 kinase alpha-6 isoform X1 — MEVNSVSSEVNGHQIMDEPMEEGESFSHCDDGTYKEIPITHHVKEGCEKADPSQFELLKVLGQGSFGKVFLVRKIVGPDAGQLYAMKVLKKASLKVRDRVRTKMERDILVEVNHPFIVKLHYAFQTEGKLYLILDFLRGGDVFTRLSKERVNVSSSYQVMFTEEDVKFYLAELALALDHLHNLGIVYRDLKPENILLDEAGHIKLTDFGLSKESVDADKKAYSFCGTVEYMAPEVVNRRGHTQSADWWSLGVLMFEMLTGTLPFQGKDRNETMNMILKAKLGMPQFLSLEAQSLLRMLFKRNPANRLGAGPDGVEEIKRHAFFSTIDWNKLYRRELQPPFKPAAGKPDDTFCFDPEFTAKTPKDSPGIPPSANAHQLFKGFSFVAPTPMDENKSSPLLSILPIVQMHGGSAKFSDLYELQEDIGVGSYSICKRCVHRVSAMDYAVKIIDKSKRDPSEEIEILMRYGQHPNIITLKDVYDEGRYVYVVTELMKGGELLDKILRQKFFSEREASAVLYTITKTVDYLHCQGVVHRDLKPSNILYMDDSGNPDSIRICDFGFAKQLRGGNGLLLTPCYTANFVAPEVLMRQGYDAACDIWSLGVLLYTMLAGYTPFANGPNDTPEEILLRIGSGKFSLTGGNWDTVSDTSKDLLSHMLHVDPHQRYTAEQVLKHSWITCRDALPHFQLTRHDAPHLVKGAMAATYSALSQKTSQPVLEPVAASSLAQRRSMKKLTSTDM; from the exons ATGGAGGTAAACAGCGTTAGTAGTGAG GTCAATGGACATCAGATCATGGACGAGCCCATGGAGGAGGGAGAATCTTTCTCACACTGT GATGACGGGACATATAAGGAGATTCCTATCACCCACCATGTGAAAGAGGGCTGTGAGAAAGCTGATCCATCTCAGTTTGAACTGCTCAAAGTCCTCGGCCAGGGCTCTTTTGGCAAG gTATTTCTTGTCAGGAAGATTGTGGGTCCAGATGCTGGTCAGTTATATGCAATGAAAGTTCTAAAAAAGGCATCTTTGAAAG TCAGGGACAGAGTTCGCACTAAAATGGAAAGAGACATTTTAGTGGAAGTCAATCATCCCTTCATAGTGAAATTGCACTACG CCTTTCAGACAGAAGGGAAACTGTATTTAATACTGGACTTTCTCAGGGGAGGGGATGTATTCACTCGCTTATCCAAAGAG AGAGTAAATGTGTCCAGTTCTTATCAGGTTATGTTTACAGAGGAAGATGTGAAATTCTACCTTGCAGAGCTGGCCCTGGCCCTCGACCACCTGCACAACCTGGGCATAGTTTACAGAGATCTCAAGCCAGAGAA caTCTTACTTGATGAAGCTGGACACATAAAGTTAACAG ACTTTGGCTTGAGTAAAGAGTCAGTAGATGCTGATAAGAAGGCGTATTCCTTCTGTGGTACGGTGGAGTATATGGCCCCTGAGGTGGTCAAcaggagaggacacacacagagtgcagaCTGGTGGTCTCTGGGAGTACTTATG TTTGAGATGCTAACAGGGACATTACCATTCCAAGGGAAAGACCGCAATGAGACCATGAATATGATTCTCAA AGCTAAGTTGGGAATGCCCCAGTTCCTCAGTTTGGAAGCCCAGAGTTTGCTGAGAATGCTGTTTAAACGTAACCCTGCTAACAGACTAG GGGCCGGGCCCGATGGAGTGGAGGAGATCAAACGCCACGCTTTCTTTTCCACCATCGACTGGaat AAACTGTACAGGAGAGAGCTCCAGCCCCCATTCAAGCCTGCAGCAGGAAAACCAGATGACACGTTCTGCTTCGACCCAGAGTTCACCGCTAAAACACCTAAAG ACTCCCCAGGTATCCCGCCCAGCGCTAACGCCCACCAGCTCTTCAAAGGCTTCAGTTTTGTTGCTCCAACCCCTATGGATGAGAACAAGAGCTCCCCACTGCTCAGCATACTCCCTATAGTTCAG ATGCACGGGGGCTCAGCCAAGTTCTCTGATCTGTACGAGCTGCAGGAAGACATAGGGGTCGGCTCTTACTCCATTTGTAAACGCTGTGTACACCGAGTCTCTGCCATGGACTATGCTGTGAAG ATTATAGACAAAAGTAAGAGGGACCCCTCTGAAGAGATCGAGATCCTGATGCGATACGGACAGCATCCCAACATCATCACTCTGAAAGAC gtgtatGATGAGGGCAGGTATGTTTACGTGGTGACGGAGCTGATGAAGGGAGGAGAGCTGCTGGATAAGATCCTCAGGCAGAAGTTTTTCTCAGAGAGAGAGGCCAGTGCCGTGCTCTACACCATCACCAAGACTGTTGACTACCTCCACTGCCAAGGG GTGGTACACCGAGACCTGAAGCCCAGTAACATCCTGTATATGGATGACTCGGGGAATCCTGACTCTATCAGGATCTGTGACTTTGGATTCGCCAAGCAGCTTCGGGGGGGCAACggcctcctcctcaccccctgTTACACCGCCAACTTTGTGGCAccagag gtACTAATGCGTCAAGGTTATGATGCAGCCTGTGATATATGGAGTCTTGGAGTTCTACTGTATACAATGCTGGCAGG GTACACGCCGTTTGCTAATGGGCCAAACGACACACCTGAGGAGATTCTACTCCGAATAGGTTCTGGAAAGTTCTCTTTGACAGGTGGTAACTGGGATACTGTATCAGACACCTCAAAG GACCTGCTGTCCCATATGCTCCATGTGGACCCTCACCAGCGATACACAGCAGAGCAGGTTCTAAAGCATTCCTGGATCACCTGCAGAGATGCGCTCCCACACTTCCAGCTCACACGCCATGATGCACCACACCTCGTCAAG GGAGCCATGGCGGCCACCTATTCAGCGCTAAGCCAGAAAACAAGTCAGCCGGTGTTGGAGCCCGTGGCAGCGTCCAGTCTAGCGCAGAGACGCAGCATGAAGAAGCTCACATCGACagacatgtag
- the rps6kal gene encoding ribosomal protein S6 kinase alpha-6 isoform X2 has translation MEVNSVSSEVNGHQIMDEPMEEGESFSHCDDGTYKEIPITHHVKEGCEKADPSQFELLKVLGQGSFGKVFLVRKIVGPDAGQLYAMKVLKKASLKVRDRVRTKMERDILVEVNHPFIVKLHYAFQTEGKLYLILDFLRGGDVFTRLSKEVMFTEEDVKFYLAELALALDHLHNLGIVYRDLKPENILLDEAGHIKLTDFGLSKESVDADKKAYSFCGTVEYMAPEVVNRRGHTQSADWWSLGVLMFEMLTGTLPFQGKDRNETMNMILKAKLGMPQFLSLEAQSLLRMLFKRNPANRLGAGPDGVEEIKRHAFFSTIDWNKLYRRELQPPFKPAAGKPDDTFCFDPEFTAKTPKDSPGIPPSANAHQLFKGFSFVAPTPMDENKSSPLLSILPIVQMHGGSAKFSDLYELQEDIGVGSYSICKRCVHRVSAMDYAVKIIDKSKRDPSEEIEILMRYGQHPNIITLKDVYDEGRYVYVVTELMKGGELLDKILRQKFFSEREASAVLYTITKTVDYLHCQGVVHRDLKPSNILYMDDSGNPDSIRICDFGFAKQLRGGNGLLLTPCYTANFVAPEVLMRQGYDAACDIWSLGVLLYTMLAGYTPFANGPNDTPEEILLRIGSGKFSLTGGNWDTVSDTSKDLLSHMLHVDPHQRYTAEQVLKHSWITCRDALPHFQLTRHDAPHLVKGAMAATYSALSQKTSQPVLEPVAASSLAQRRSMKKLTSTDM, from the exons ATGGAGGTAAACAGCGTTAGTAGTGAG GTCAATGGACATCAGATCATGGACGAGCCCATGGAGGAGGGAGAATCTTTCTCACACTGT GATGACGGGACATATAAGGAGATTCCTATCACCCACCATGTGAAAGAGGGCTGTGAGAAAGCTGATCCATCTCAGTTTGAACTGCTCAAAGTCCTCGGCCAGGGCTCTTTTGGCAAG gTATTTCTTGTCAGGAAGATTGTGGGTCCAGATGCTGGTCAGTTATATGCAATGAAAGTTCTAAAAAAGGCATCTTTGAAAG TCAGGGACAGAGTTCGCACTAAAATGGAAAGAGACATTTTAGTGGAAGTCAATCATCCCTTCATAGTGAAATTGCACTACG CCTTTCAGACAGAAGGGAAACTGTATTTAATACTGGACTTTCTCAGGGGAGGGGATGTATTCACTCGCTTATCCAAAGAG GTTATGTTTACAGAGGAAGATGTGAAATTCTACCTTGCAGAGCTGGCCCTGGCCCTCGACCACCTGCACAACCTGGGCATAGTTTACAGAGATCTCAAGCCAGAGAA caTCTTACTTGATGAAGCTGGACACATAAAGTTAACAG ACTTTGGCTTGAGTAAAGAGTCAGTAGATGCTGATAAGAAGGCGTATTCCTTCTGTGGTACGGTGGAGTATATGGCCCCTGAGGTGGTCAAcaggagaggacacacacagagtgcagaCTGGTGGTCTCTGGGAGTACTTATG TTTGAGATGCTAACAGGGACATTACCATTCCAAGGGAAAGACCGCAATGAGACCATGAATATGATTCTCAA AGCTAAGTTGGGAATGCCCCAGTTCCTCAGTTTGGAAGCCCAGAGTTTGCTGAGAATGCTGTTTAAACGTAACCCTGCTAACAGACTAG GGGCCGGGCCCGATGGAGTGGAGGAGATCAAACGCCACGCTTTCTTTTCCACCATCGACTGGaat AAACTGTACAGGAGAGAGCTCCAGCCCCCATTCAAGCCTGCAGCAGGAAAACCAGATGACACGTTCTGCTTCGACCCAGAGTTCACCGCTAAAACACCTAAAG ACTCCCCAGGTATCCCGCCCAGCGCTAACGCCCACCAGCTCTTCAAAGGCTTCAGTTTTGTTGCTCCAACCCCTATGGATGAGAACAAGAGCTCCCCACTGCTCAGCATACTCCCTATAGTTCAG ATGCACGGGGGCTCAGCCAAGTTCTCTGATCTGTACGAGCTGCAGGAAGACATAGGGGTCGGCTCTTACTCCATTTGTAAACGCTGTGTACACCGAGTCTCTGCCATGGACTATGCTGTGAAG ATTATAGACAAAAGTAAGAGGGACCCCTCTGAAGAGATCGAGATCCTGATGCGATACGGACAGCATCCCAACATCATCACTCTGAAAGAC gtgtatGATGAGGGCAGGTATGTTTACGTGGTGACGGAGCTGATGAAGGGAGGAGAGCTGCTGGATAAGATCCTCAGGCAGAAGTTTTTCTCAGAGAGAGAGGCCAGTGCCGTGCTCTACACCATCACCAAGACTGTTGACTACCTCCACTGCCAAGGG GTGGTACACCGAGACCTGAAGCCCAGTAACATCCTGTATATGGATGACTCGGGGAATCCTGACTCTATCAGGATCTGTGACTTTGGATTCGCCAAGCAGCTTCGGGGGGGCAACggcctcctcctcaccccctgTTACACCGCCAACTTTGTGGCAccagag gtACTAATGCGTCAAGGTTATGATGCAGCCTGTGATATATGGAGTCTTGGAGTTCTACTGTATACAATGCTGGCAGG GTACACGCCGTTTGCTAATGGGCCAAACGACACACCTGAGGAGATTCTACTCCGAATAGGTTCTGGAAAGTTCTCTTTGACAGGTGGTAACTGGGATACTGTATCAGACACCTCAAAG GACCTGCTGTCCCATATGCTCCATGTGGACCCTCACCAGCGATACACAGCAGAGCAGGTTCTAAAGCATTCCTGGATCACCTGCAGAGATGCGCTCCCACACTTCCAGCTCACACGCCATGATGCACCACACCTCGTCAAG GGAGCCATGGCGGCCACCTATTCAGCGCTAAGCCAGAAAACAAGTCAGCCGGTGTTGGAGCCCGTGGCAGCGTCCAGTCTAGCGCAGAGACGCAGCATGAAGAAGCTCACATCGACagacatgtag
- the rps6kal gene encoding ribosomal protein S6 kinase alpha-6 isoform X3 has product MDEPMEEGESFSHCDDGTYKEIPITHHVKEGCEKADPSQFELLKVLGQGSFGKVFLVRKIVGPDAGQLYAMKVLKKASLKVRDRVRTKMERDILVEVNHPFIVKLHYAFQTEGKLYLILDFLRGGDVFTRLSKERVNVSSSYQVMFTEEDVKFYLAELALALDHLHNLGIVYRDLKPENILLDEAGHIKLTDFGLSKESVDADKKAYSFCGTVEYMAPEVVNRRGHTQSADWWSLGVLMFEMLTGTLPFQGKDRNETMNMILKAKLGMPQFLSLEAQSLLRMLFKRNPANRLGAGPDGVEEIKRHAFFSTIDWNKLYRRELQPPFKPAAGKPDDTFCFDPEFTAKTPKDSPGIPPSANAHQLFKGFSFVAPTPMDENKSSPLLSILPIVQMHGGSAKFSDLYELQEDIGVGSYSICKRCVHRVSAMDYAVKIIDKSKRDPSEEIEILMRYGQHPNIITLKDVYDEGRYVYVVTELMKGGELLDKILRQKFFSEREASAVLYTITKTVDYLHCQGVVHRDLKPSNILYMDDSGNPDSIRICDFGFAKQLRGGNGLLLTPCYTANFVAPEVLMRQGYDAACDIWSLGVLLYTMLAGYTPFANGPNDTPEEILLRIGSGKFSLTGGNWDTVSDTSKDLLSHMLHVDPHQRYTAEQVLKHSWITCRDALPHFQLTRHDAPHLVKGAMAATYSALSQKTSQPVLEPVAASSLAQRRSMKKLTSTDM; this is encoded by the exons ATGGACGAGCCCATGGAGGAGGGAGAATCTTTCTCACACTGT GATGACGGGACATATAAGGAGATTCCTATCACCCACCATGTGAAAGAGGGCTGTGAGAAAGCTGATCCATCTCAGTTTGAACTGCTCAAAGTCCTCGGCCAGGGCTCTTTTGGCAAG gTATTTCTTGTCAGGAAGATTGTGGGTCCAGATGCTGGTCAGTTATATGCAATGAAAGTTCTAAAAAAGGCATCTTTGAAAG TCAGGGACAGAGTTCGCACTAAAATGGAAAGAGACATTTTAGTGGAAGTCAATCATCCCTTCATAGTGAAATTGCACTACG CCTTTCAGACAGAAGGGAAACTGTATTTAATACTGGACTTTCTCAGGGGAGGGGATGTATTCACTCGCTTATCCAAAGAG AGAGTAAATGTGTCCAGTTCTTATCAGGTTATGTTTACAGAGGAAGATGTGAAATTCTACCTTGCAGAGCTGGCCCTGGCCCTCGACCACCTGCACAACCTGGGCATAGTTTACAGAGATCTCAAGCCAGAGAA caTCTTACTTGATGAAGCTGGACACATAAAGTTAACAG ACTTTGGCTTGAGTAAAGAGTCAGTAGATGCTGATAAGAAGGCGTATTCCTTCTGTGGTACGGTGGAGTATATGGCCCCTGAGGTGGTCAAcaggagaggacacacacagagtgcagaCTGGTGGTCTCTGGGAGTACTTATG TTTGAGATGCTAACAGGGACATTACCATTCCAAGGGAAAGACCGCAATGAGACCATGAATATGATTCTCAA AGCTAAGTTGGGAATGCCCCAGTTCCTCAGTTTGGAAGCCCAGAGTTTGCTGAGAATGCTGTTTAAACGTAACCCTGCTAACAGACTAG GGGCCGGGCCCGATGGAGTGGAGGAGATCAAACGCCACGCTTTCTTTTCCACCATCGACTGGaat AAACTGTACAGGAGAGAGCTCCAGCCCCCATTCAAGCCTGCAGCAGGAAAACCAGATGACACGTTCTGCTTCGACCCAGAGTTCACCGCTAAAACACCTAAAG ACTCCCCAGGTATCCCGCCCAGCGCTAACGCCCACCAGCTCTTCAAAGGCTTCAGTTTTGTTGCTCCAACCCCTATGGATGAGAACAAGAGCTCCCCACTGCTCAGCATACTCCCTATAGTTCAG ATGCACGGGGGCTCAGCCAAGTTCTCTGATCTGTACGAGCTGCAGGAAGACATAGGGGTCGGCTCTTACTCCATTTGTAAACGCTGTGTACACCGAGTCTCTGCCATGGACTATGCTGTGAAG ATTATAGACAAAAGTAAGAGGGACCCCTCTGAAGAGATCGAGATCCTGATGCGATACGGACAGCATCCCAACATCATCACTCTGAAAGAC gtgtatGATGAGGGCAGGTATGTTTACGTGGTGACGGAGCTGATGAAGGGAGGAGAGCTGCTGGATAAGATCCTCAGGCAGAAGTTTTTCTCAGAGAGAGAGGCCAGTGCCGTGCTCTACACCATCACCAAGACTGTTGACTACCTCCACTGCCAAGGG GTGGTACACCGAGACCTGAAGCCCAGTAACATCCTGTATATGGATGACTCGGGGAATCCTGACTCTATCAGGATCTGTGACTTTGGATTCGCCAAGCAGCTTCGGGGGGGCAACggcctcctcctcaccccctgTTACACCGCCAACTTTGTGGCAccagag gtACTAATGCGTCAAGGTTATGATGCAGCCTGTGATATATGGAGTCTTGGAGTTCTACTGTATACAATGCTGGCAGG GTACACGCCGTTTGCTAATGGGCCAAACGACACACCTGAGGAGATTCTACTCCGAATAGGTTCTGGAAAGTTCTCTTTGACAGGTGGTAACTGGGATACTGTATCAGACACCTCAAAG GACCTGCTGTCCCATATGCTCCATGTGGACCCTCACCAGCGATACACAGCAGAGCAGGTTCTAAAGCATTCCTGGATCACCTGCAGAGATGCGCTCCCACACTTCCAGCTCACACGCCATGATGCACCACACCTCGTCAAG GGAGCCATGGCGGCCACCTATTCAGCGCTAAGCCAGAAAACAAGTCAGCCGGTGTTGGAGCCCGTGGCAGCGTCCAGTCTAGCGCAGAGACGCAGCATGAAGAAGCTCACATCGACagacatgtag